One genomic segment of Callospermophilus lateralis isolate mCalLat2 unplaced genomic scaffold, mCalLat2.hap1 Scaffold_2339, whole genome shotgun sequence includes these proteins:
- the LOC143390368 gene encoding olfactory receptor 2L13-like, with product MDNWNHTSNAFILLGLFPPNQKGLLLLLLIISVFVLACLGNSGMTALIFLDPRLHTPMYFLLSQLSLMDLMYISSTVPKMAINFLSGQRSISFLGCGVQMFFFVTMASSEGLLLASMAYDRFVAICHPLHYHIYMSKRMCVKLILGCWTLGSLNGLVHTVYALHLPYCRSRTISHFYCDIPAMMRLVCTDTWIYEYMVIFSALLVLLLPFLGTTASYGRVIFAVFHMRSKELRRKAFTTCSTHLTVVIFYYAPFAYTYLRPKSFRSPEEDKNLAVFYTILTPMLNPIVYSLRNKEVLGAIRRVCGMFSSKKK from the coding sequence ATGGATAATTGGAACCATACttcaaatgcctttattttgttgggGTTGTTTCCCCCAAATCAGAAAGGCCTACTTCTCTTGCTCCTGATCATCTCTGTGTTTGTTCTCGCCTGTTTGGGGAACTCAGGGATGACTGCCCTCATCTTCTTGGACCCCCGGCTCCACACTCCCATGTACTTTCTCCTCAGCCAGCTCTCCCTCATGGACCTGATGTACATCTCCTCCACTGTCCCCAAGATGGCCATCAACTTCCTCTCTGGCCAGAGGAGCATCTCTTTCCTGGGCTGTGGTGTGCAAATGTTCTTCTTTGTCACCATGGCAAGTTCTGAAGGCTTACTCCTGGCCtccatggcctatgaccgctttGTGGCCATCTGTCACCCCCTGCATTATCACATATATATGAGCAAAAGAATGTGTGTGAAACTGATCCTTGGGTGCTGGACACTAGGTTCACTCAATGGCCTAGTACACACTGTGTATGctcttcatcttccatactgcagGTCCAGGACCATCAGTCACTTCTATTGTGACATCCCAGCCATGATGCGTCTGGTCTGTACGGACACCTGGATCTATGAGTACATGGTTATTTTTAGTGCACTCTTGGttctcctccttcctttccttggCACCACAGCATCATATGGACGAGTAATTTTTGCTGTCTTCCACATGAGGTCAAAGGAATTAAGAAGAAAGGCCTTCACCACGTGCTCCACACATTTAACTGTGGTGATATTTTACTATGCTCCTTTTGCCTACACTTATCTTCGGCCCAAGAGTTTTCGTTCACCTGAAGAGGATAAGAATTTAGCTGTCTTCTACACCATCCTAACCCCCATGCTCAATCCCATTGTCTACAGTCTGAGGAACAAGGAGGTGTTGGGAGCCATAAGAAGAGTGTGTGGGATGTTCTCCTCCAAGAAGAAATGA